One Flagellimonas sp. CMM7 genomic region harbors:
- a CDS encoding glycosyltransferase, with the protein MQNPRVSILIPFKNTLHFLSECLDSILEQSYSNWEVLAVNDHSHDGSSDLLTSYSQKDPRIKVFKNEGNGIIPALRTAYKNSSGDFITRMDSDDIMKPNRLKVMVKSLVENGEGHVAVGKVKYFSERGISNGYERYEAWLNELTQVGENYSEIYKECVIPSPCWMTYKKDFELSGAFEPNRYPEDYDLTFRFYEKGLRVIPCSEILHLWRDYDNRTSRTSEHYAQNYFLEIKLHYFLKLDFDKTRPLVLWGAGFKGKSIAKGLLEADIDFIWLCDNPQKIGKKIYGKELAHFNTLKDLESPQSIITVANQQAQKEIKSFLNNLHEQSMQDYFFFC; encoded by the coding sequence ATGCAAAATCCTAGGGTAAGCATTCTAATTCCCTTTAAAAATACCTTGCACTTTCTTTCGGAATGCTTGGATTCCATTTTGGAGCAATCATACTCTAACTGGGAAGTACTGGCTGTCAACGACCATTCTCATGATGGAAGTTCGGATTTACTAACTTCTTATTCTCAAAAAGATCCAAGAATCAAAGTTTTCAAAAATGAAGGCAATGGCATCATCCCTGCTTTAAGAACGGCTTATAAAAATAGCTCAGGGGATTTTATTACCAGAATGGATTCAGATGATATCATGAAACCCAATCGTCTCAAAGTCATGGTCAAATCCTTAGTTGAAAATGGAGAAGGACATGTAGCGGTGGGAAAAGTAAAATACTTTTCAGAGAGAGGGATCAGTAATGGATATGAGCGTTACGAAGCATGGTTAAATGAGTTAACTCAAGTTGGCGAAAATTACAGCGAGATTTACAAGGAATGCGTGATTCCATCTCCTTGCTGGATGACATATAAAAAGGACTTTGAACTAAGCGGAGCTTTTGAACCTAATAGGTATCCTGAAGATTATGATCTTACTTTTCGATTTTATGAAAAAGGATTAAGAGTTATTCCTTGCAGTGAAATTTTACATCTTTGGCGAGATTATGATAACAGAACTTCCCGTACCAGTGAACATTATGCTCAAAACTACTTTCTGGAAATAAAACTTCATTATTTTTTGAAGTTGGATTTTGACAAAACGCGTCCATTGGTACTTTGGGGTGCCGGATTTAAGGGAAAATCCATTGCGAAAGGTCTTTTGGAAGCCGATATTGATTTTATCTGGCTATGTGATAATCCGCAAAAGATTGGAAAAAAGATATATGGAAAAGAACTAGCCCATTTTAATACTCTAAAAGACCTGGAAAGTCCTCAAAGTATTATTACAGTGGCTAATCAGCAAGCTCAAAAAGAAATAAAGAGTTTTCTGAACAACTTACACGAGCAATCTATGCAAGACTATTTTTTCTTTTGCTAG
- a CDS encoding BatA domain-containing protein → MQFKHPEILWALVLLLIPILVHLFQLRRFKKTPFTNVAMLQKVVSESRKSNTLKKWLLLLTRLLLFTALIIAFAQPFFASRTALQQKETVVYLDDSFSMQAKSNGLSLMEKSIQDLIKNIDPESTFSLFTNERTFKNVTIKDIQNNLLSLPYSHKQLNLEEIQLKAGTLFSNTSNTSRDLVLISDFQTRMGALTNSLDSVTSTYYIPIRPREVQNISIDSAYLENGLTEQSKLTALLSGGSNSENLPISLYNNETLIAKSSADFNSNGKAQVEFSVPSNEELNGHLRIVDNSLGYDNQFFFNINKKEKIKVLAISDSDSDYLERLFTQDEFIYYKYLLNQVDYSVLDQQNVVILDNLKAIPNSLQKVLRTFKEDGGTLIIVPSIESDLTSYNQFLSGFFATRFLEDINVTKKITNISFQHPLYKNVFEKEVYNFQYPNVKQFFKIQSRAPKILSLEGDEAFLSGADGFYFFSTSLETQNSNFKNSPLIVPTFYNMAAFSLKAADAYHTLGRTNAIDIPISLGSDNILSVSKEGYEFIPLQQAFPNKVRLTFGDTPTVDGIFGINNEGNPLKNISFNYPRDESTLSYLDIDTIENKSSHESITSLFEFLEAESSITAYWKWFVILALLLALVEVIIQKFVT, encoded by the coding sequence ATGCAATTTAAACATCCAGAAATCCTTTGGGCCCTAGTACTTCTTTTAATTCCCATTTTAGTTCATCTTTTTCAATTACGCCGTTTTAAGAAGACTCCTTTTACCAATGTAGCTATGCTGCAAAAAGTAGTTTCTGAATCCAGAAAAAGCAATACACTAAAAAAATGGCTGTTATTGCTAACAAGACTACTATTGTTTACTGCCCTAATAATTGCTTTTGCCCAGCCATTTTTTGCTAGTAGAACTGCTTTACAGCAAAAAGAAACTGTGGTATACCTAGATGATTCTTTTAGTATGCAGGCGAAAAGTAATGGTCTTTCGCTAATGGAAAAATCTATTCAGGATTTAATAAAAAACATAGACCCAGAAAGTACTTTTAGTCTTTTTACAAATGAGAGGACATTTAAAAATGTGACGATTAAGGATATTCAAAACAATTTACTATCACTGCCCTATTCTCATAAACAATTAAATCTTGAAGAAATACAGTTAAAAGCTGGGACCTTATTTTCCAATACGAGCAACACTTCCAGAGATTTGGTTTTGATTTCAGATTTTCAAACAAGAATGGGGGCATTAACCAATAGTTTGGATTCGGTCACCAGTACCTATTATATACCTATTCGACCTAGAGAAGTGCAAAATATTTCTATAGATTCTGCTTATTTGGAAAATGGTTTGACTGAACAATCCAAACTTACAGCACTATTATCAGGGGGGTCAAATAGTGAAAACTTGCCAATATCATTGTATAATAATGAAACGTTGATTGCTAAAAGTTCTGCCGATTTCAATTCAAATGGAAAGGCCCAAGTTGAGTTTTCAGTTCCATCGAACGAGGAATTAAACGGGCACTTACGTATCGTAGACAATAGCTTGGGATATGATAATCAGTTCTTTTTCAATATCAACAAGAAAGAAAAAATAAAGGTCTTGGCTATTAGTGATTCAGATAGTGACTATTTGGAACGCTTGTTTACCCAGGATGAGTTTATTTATTATAAATATTTATTGAATCAGGTGGACTATAGTGTTTTGGACCAACAAAATGTTGTGATTTTAGATAACCTGAAAGCTATTCCAAACAGTTTGCAAAAAGTACTCCGCACTTTCAAAGAAGATGGAGGAACATTGATTATAGTTCCCTCGATTGAAAGCGATTTGACTTCTTACAACCAGTTTTTATCTGGTTTCTTTGCCACTCGGTTTCTTGAAGACATAAACGTTACTAAGAAAATAACCAACATTTCTTTTCAGCATCCTTTGTACAAGAATGTTTTTGAAAAGGAAGTATACAATTTTCAATATCCCAACGTAAAACAATTTTTCAAGATTCAATCCAGAGCGCCCAAAATACTTTCTTTGGAGGGAGATGAAGCCTTTTTATCTGGGGCTGATGGATTTTATTTTTTCTCCACCTCGTTAGAAACTCAAAACTCGAATTTTAAGAATTCGCCTTTAATTGTGCCTACTTTCTATAATATGGCGGCATTTAGTTTAAAGGCGGCTGATGCGTATCATACTCTTGGAAGAACAAATGCAATTGATATACCTATAAGTTTAGGCAGTGATAATATTTTGAGTGTATCAAAAGAAGGTTATGAATTTATTCCTTTGCAACAAGCGTTTCCAAATAAAGTAAGGTTGACCTTTGGTGATACCCCAACTGTTGACGGTATTTTTGGTATCAATAATGAAGGGAACCCACTTAAAAACATCAGCTTTAACTATCCAAGAGATGAGAGTACGTTGAGTTATTTGGATATTGATACTATTGAAAATAAAAGCTCACACGAATCCATTACTTCCCTTTTTGAATTTTTGGAAGCGGAAAGCAGCATTACCGCATATTGGAAATGGTTTGTTATTTTAGCACTGCTTCTAGCCCTTGTGGAAGTAATTATTCAAAAATTTGTTACATGA
- a CDS encoding dihydroorotase family protein, with protein sequence MNILLKSAKIVCPENKALHLKKRDILVKKGIIEKIAASIETPSGVKTIERKNLHVSLGWFDSSISFGEPGFEERETIDNGLDVASRSGFTDVILNPNTNPLPDSSSDIVFLKERANGNSTNLYPLGSLTINSEGNDLAELFDMKNSGAVAFYDFKKQISNPNLLKIALLYAQNFDGLVFSYPQDGQIKGKGIVHEGDVSTMLGLKGIPAMAEELQIVRDLFILEYTGGKLHIPTISTANSVKLIANAKKNGLDISCSVAIHNLIYTDENLKEFDTNYKVMPPLRTKSDCKALIKGLKDGVIDFVTSDHMPIDIEDKRVEFDNAVNGTIGLESAFGSLNQTFDLEDTIALLTKGRERFGLETPILKEGAKACLTLFEPNSEAVFNMEHIHSTSKNSMFLGFLLRGQVYGVVNNNQILI encoded by the coding sequence ATGAACATTCTGCTGAAATCTGCAAAAATAGTTTGTCCTGAAAACAAGGCACTGCATTTAAAAAAGCGGGACATACTTGTAAAAAAAGGGATAATTGAAAAGATTGCCGCATCTATTGAGACACCTTCCGGAGTTAAAACAATAGAGCGCAAAAATCTTCATGTTTCATTAGGTTGGTTTGATAGTAGTATAAGTTTTGGAGAACCCGGTTTTGAAGAAAGAGAAACTATAGACAATGGTCTTGATGTTGCAAGCCGAAGTGGTTTCACGGATGTTATACTGAATCCTAATACAAATCCGTTACCGGATTCAAGTTCAGATATTGTTTTTCTTAAGGAAAGAGCAAATGGAAATAGTACCAACTTGTATCCTTTAGGAAGCCTTACTATAAACTCTGAAGGTAACGACTTGGCAGAACTCTTTGATATGAAGAATTCGGGAGCGGTTGCTTTTTATGATTTTAAAAAACAGATTTCCAATCCAAATCTTTTAAAGATTGCCCTACTATATGCCCAAAATTTTGATGGCCTGGTATTTTCCTATCCTCAGGATGGGCAAATAAAAGGAAAGGGCATTGTACATGAAGGAGATGTTTCCACTATGTTGGGTCTAAAAGGAATACCTGCTATGGCTGAAGAACTACAGATAGTCAGGGACTTGTTTATTTTGGAATATACGGGTGGAAAACTGCACATACCTACCATTTCAACAGCAAATTCCGTAAAGCTTATTGCCAATGCCAAAAAGAATGGCCTAGATATAAGTTGTAGTGTGGCTATCCATAATTTGATTTATACCGATGAAAACTTAAAAGAGTTTGACACAAATTATAAAGTAATGCCTCCCTTGCGAACTAAGTCTGATTGTAAGGCACTCATTAAGGGGTTAAAGGATGGGGTGATTGATTTTGTGACCTCAGACCACATGCCCATTGACATTGAAGATAAAAGAGTGGAGTTTGATAATGCCGTTAACGGAACAATAGGATTAGAATCTGCATTTGGAAGCTTGAACCAAACTTTTGACTTGGAAGATACAATTGCTCTTTTGACCAAAGGACGGGAACGTTTTGGTTTAGAAACCCCCATTCTTAAAGAAGGTGCAAAAGCTTGCTTAACCTTATTTGAGCCTAATTCTGAAGCTGTTTTCAATATGGAACATATTCACTCTACTTCTAAAAACAGTATGTTTTTAGGGTTTCTATTAAGGGGTCAGGTATATGGCGTAGTCAATAACAACCAAATCTTAATCTAA
- a CDS encoding alpha/beta hydrolase has translation MSPTPLSLEYLLRPSSIQSGKIPSIFMFHGYGSNEEDLFSFASELPEELLVISVRAPYDLEPFGHAWYAINFDAEYGKWSDDEQAKVSRDKIVSFIEEASSVYNLDRENITLLGFSQGTILSYSVALSFPEKIKNVVALSGYINESILLDDYDTKDHGSLNIYASHGQVDQVIPLEWAQKTPDFLKTLNINYKYEEFPIGHGVSQQNFYSFKEWLIKHI, from the coding sequence ATGTCCCCCACCCCATTATCTTTAGAGTACCTACTTCGTCCCTCATCCATTCAATCGGGTAAAATCCCTTCAATTTTCATGTTTCACGGGTATGGTAGCAACGAAGAGGATTTGTTCTCATTTGCTTCTGAACTTCCGGAAGAATTGTTAGTGATTTCTGTTAGGGCACCATATGACCTTGAACCTTTTGGTCATGCATGGTATGCTATTAATTTTGATGCTGAATACGGCAAATGGAGTGATGATGAACAAGCAAAAGTATCTAGAGACAAAATAGTTTCCTTTATCGAAGAGGCCAGTAGTGTTTATAATTTAGATAGGGAAAATATTACACTTTTAGGTTTTAGTCAAGGAACAATACTCAGTTACTCCGTCGCGTTATCATTTCCTGAAAAAATAAAAAATGTAGTAGCACTGAGCGGTTACATCAACGAAAGCATTTTGTTGGATGACTATGATACCAAAGACCATGGTTCGCTAAATATTTATGCTTCGCATGGTCAGGTTGATCAGGTCATTCCCTTAGAATGGGCCCAAAAAACACCAGACTTTCTTAAAACCCTAAATATTAATTATAAATATGAGGAGTTTCCAATTGGTCATGGAGTTTCTCAACAAAACTTCTATTCTTTCAAGGAGTGGTTAATTAAGCACATTTAA
- a CDS encoding hydrolase: protein MKNKIFLYLFVFAALIVLYQFISAGNFEKAVNTNIGNLKKEVAELKDSLQQSQLKILDIQYFSLENNDDALAYYDHLNLKEPSRYIEDKLLETNEKKGSNPLVPYEGMESDFKINKIKILNHKWIVADFSDGKYWGDLVIKYELKDDLGVDFTLMDHLLYARSN, encoded by the coding sequence ATGAAAAATAAGATTTTCCTTTACCTTTTTGTATTTGCAGCGTTAATAGTACTCTACCAATTTATAAGCGCAGGTAACTTTGAAAAAGCCGTTAACACAAATATTGGTAACCTAAAGAAAGAAGTGGCTGAACTAAAAGATTCACTTCAGCAATCTCAGTTGAAAATACTGGACATTCAATACTTCTCATTGGAGAACAATGATGATGCTTTGGCGTATTATGATCACCTGAATTTAAAAGAACCTTCTCGTTACATTGAAGACAAACTATTGGAAACCAATGAGAAAAAAGGAAGTAATCCTTTAGTACCCTATGAGGGAATGGAGAGTGATTTTAAAATCAATAAAATCAAAATATTGAATCATAAATGGATTGTTGCGGATTTTTCTGATGGGAAATACTGGGGGGATTTGGTGATTAAATATGAACTCAAAGATGATTTAGGCGTTGATTTCACCTTAATGGACCACTTACTCTATGCACGCAGTAATTAA
- a CDS encoding MBL fold metallo-hydrolase: MTITFLGTGTSQGIPVIGSDHPVCLSKDPRDKRLRVSVLISWKNFNYVIDCGPDFRQQMLTNSVTKLNGILFTHEHADHTAGIDDIRPFFFRQGDIPIYAHKRVIDSLNRRFDYIFADENRYPGAPAVKVTQVINNKNIELGGLKVIPIEAYHNRLQVFGYRFGDFVYLTDVKSVEEAEIEKIMGAKVLVVNALREEPHHSHFNLEEALAFAEKVGAEKTYFTHISHMLGFHEEVEKKLPRNVFLAYDNLKLKI, encoded by the coding sequence ATGACCATTACATTTTTAGGAACAGGAACCTCTCAAGGAATTCCTGTAATTGGAAGTGATCATCCAGTGTGTTTAAGCAAGGATCCTAGAGATAAAAGACTTAGGGTTTCTGTGCTGATTTCATGGAAGAATTTTAACTATGTAATAGATTGTGGGCCAGATTTTAGACAACAAATGTTAACAAATTCGGTTACTAAGTTAAATGGTATTCTCTTTACCCATGAGCACGCAGATCATACAGCAGGAATTGATGATATTAGACCTTTTTTCTTTAGACAAGGTGATATTCCTATTTATGCACACAAGAGGGTAATTGACTCTCTCAACAGACGATTTGATTATATTTTTGCTGATGAAAACAGATATCCTGGAGCGCCGGCTGTAAAAGTCACACAAGTTATCAATAATAAAAACATTGAATTGGGTGGTTTAAAGGTGATTCCCATTGAGGCCTATCACAATCGTCTTCAAGTTTTTGGATATCGTTTTGGTGATTTTGTGTACCTAACAGATGTAAAAAGTGTTGAAGAAGCTGAAATAGAAAAAATAATGGGAGCAAAGGTGTTGGTTGTCAATGCACTGAGAGAAGAGCCTCACCATTCGCATTTTAATTTAGAAGAAGCACTTGCCTTTGCAGAAAAGGTTGGTGCGGAAAAAACATACTTTACACATATTAGCCATATGCTGGGTTTTCATGAAGAAGTGGAGAAAAAACTTCCAAGGAATGTATTTTTGGCTTATGATAATTTAAAATTGAAGATTTAA